Proteins found in one Bacteroidota bacterium genomic segment:
- a CDS encoding mechanosensitive ion channel domain-containing protein: MNFDNSSIEKYFDKAIEMLMEYGPKLVLAIITLIIGIKIIKFILKLIDKTLENKNYDPSLKPFLHTLVDWGLKIMLFISVASMVGVETTSFIAVIGAAGLAVGFALQGTLSNFAGGVLILIFKPYKVGDFIEAQGYIGTVREIKIFVTELTTPQNRVVIIPNSPMANGSLTNYSIMDKVRVDILMGISYDANIKQAKDLFIEIMKKDSRILADPAPMVAVGELADSSVNIHVRPWVKTADYWNVYFELLEKFKVELDEVGIGIPYPQTDVHLHQVNK, encoded by the coding sequence ATGAATTTTGACAATTCCTCAATCGAAAAATATTTCGACAAAGCTATTGAAATGCTTATGGAGTACGGGCCAAAGCTGGTCCTGGCAATTATTACCCTCATCATTGGTATTAAAATAATTAAATTCATTTTAAAACTTATTGATAAAACACTGGAAAACAAAAACTATGATCCTTCCTTAAAGCCTTTTTTACATACACTGGTTGATTGGGGTCTAAAAATAATGTTATTTATTTCTGTCGCATCTATGGTAGGTGTTGAAACCACTTCATTTATTGCCGTAATTGGTGCTGCAGGTCTGGCTGTTGGTTTTGCTCTTCAGGGAACTTTATCAAATTTTGCTGGAGGAGTATTAATATTAATTTTCAAACCATACAAAGTAGGCGATTTTATCGAAGCTCAGGGCTATATTGGTACAGTTAGAGAAATTAAAATATTCGTTACAGAGCTTACTACTCCGCAAAACAGGGTTGTAATTATACCTAATTCTCCAATGGCTAATGGTTCACTAACCAATTACTCAATTATGGATAAGGTTAGAGTCGACATATTAATGGGCATTTCGTATGATGCCAACATTAAACAGGCCAAAGACCTGTTTATTGAAATAATGAAGAAGGACAGCAGGATACTTGCGGATCCGGCCCCAATGGTAGCAGTTGGCGAATTAGCCGACAGTTCTGTAAATATTCATGTAAGACCATGGGTAAAAACTGCAGACTATTGGAATGTTTATTTCGAATTGTTAGAAAAGTTTAAAGTGGAACTCGATGAAGTGGGTATTGGAATACCTTACCCTCAAACAGATGTTCACTTACATCAGGTAAACAAATAA
- a CDS encoding DUF2147 domain-containing protein: MRTKLSFLVAFLLLTVSINAQNVIGKWKTIDDETNKEKSIVEIYEKGGKIFGKIVTLLNREPGDEDPLCDKCTDDRKNKHLVGMEIIREMEKDGSEYEDGTIMDPNNGKIYDCKLWVDENDSKVLNVRGYIAFFYRTQTWYRVE; encoded by the coding sequence ATGCGTACAAAATTGAGTTTTCTGGTTGCATTTTTACTTTTAACGGTATCTATTAATGCACAAAATGTTATTGGTAAGTGGAAAACAATTGATGACGAAACTAATAAAGAAAAGTCAATTGTAGAGATTTATGAAAAAGGAGGAAAGATTTTTGGAAAGATTGTAACACTTCTCAACAGAGAGCCCGGAGATGAAGATCCGCTTTGTGATAAATGTACAGACGACAGAAAGAACAAGCACCTTGTTGGAATGGAAATAATAAGGGAAATGGAAAAAGATGGTTCTGAATATGAAGACGGTACTATTATGGACCCTAATAATGGAAAAATATACGACTGTAAGCTTTGGGTGGATGAAAATGACAGTAAAGTTTTAAATGTAAGAGGTTATATAGCCTTTTTCTATAGAACCCAAACCTGGTATAGGGTAGAATAG
- a CDS encoding shikimate dehydrogenase — protein MREFGLIGRNISYSFSEGYFTKKFEELGITDCKYSTFDLKEISDLKELLESKPNLKGFNITIPYKEDVLAFLDDIDESAKSIKAVNTVIIENGKLIGYNTDTFGFKTSIKPFFEPQHRKALILGTGGAAKAIAFVLKELGVDFFFVSRNPKKDDEVAYSDLTEQAIKNFPFIINCSPVGTYPDVDSAPGIPYEGITSGHLLYDLVYNPEETKFLKNGKERGAATVNGLSMLHHQAEEAWRIWNR, from the coding sequence ATGCGCGAATTCGGACTTATAGGTAGAAATATATCATATTCATTTTCTGAGGGATATTTTACAAAGAAATTTGAAGAGCTGGGAATCACTGATTGTAAATATTCAACATTCGATTTAAAAGAAATTTCAGATTTGAAAGAATTATTAGAATCTAAACCTAATTTAAAAGGCTTTAATATTACAATACCATATAAGGAAGATGTTTTGGCTTTTTTGGATGATATTGATGAAAGTGCAAAGTCGATTAAAGCTGTAAATACAGTGATAATTGAAAATGGAAAGCTGATAGGTTACAACACCGATACTTTTGGTTTTAAAACATCGATAAAACCATTTTTTGAGCCTCAACACCGAAAGGCTTTGATACTTGGAACCGGCGGAGCTGCTAAGGCTATAGCTTTTGTGCTAAAAGAATTGGGTGTTGATTTCTTCTTCGTTTCCCGAAATCCAAAAAAAGATGATGAAGTTGCTTATTCCGATCTTACGGAGCAGGCGATTAAAAACTTTCCTTTTATTATAAATTGCTCACCTGTTGGTACTTATCCTGATGTTGACAGTGCACCGGGTATTCCATATGAAGGAATTACTTCCGGACATTTATTATATGATTTAGTATATAACCCTGAGGAAACGAAGTTCCTCAAAAACGGAAAGGAAAGGGGAGCTGCAACAGTAAACGGACTTTCTATGTTGCATCATCAGGCCGAGGAAGCCTGGAGGATTTGGAACAGATAA
- a CDS encoding alpha/beta hydrolase gives MQKRKTSIKIPATIKYFAGALEKISPKLALKFGLALFYKPIRFQRPERENKIYYLATLDNLLLKGRKIRTFSWKKGEKKILLVHGWSGRGTQMNKLVESLLANNFSVYSFDAPAHGESEGKRTHMYEFVDAILEMEKKVGKFDLIIGHSMGGIAALNAVNKGVDAPKVVIIGTPNLIENVITDFCMNINFSDKMIPLIKDYIETRYDERITSVSGEVVGEKIDIPILIIHDENDIDVQYSEAETMNNKIAKSELFSTKNLGHRRILADDNVIREIIDFIA, from the coding sequence ATGCAAAAAAGAAAAACATCAATAAAAATACCTGCTACAATTAAATATTTTGCAGGAGCCTTAGAGAAAATATCTCCTAAGTTGGCTTTAAAGTTTGGGTTAGCCTTATTTTACAAACCAATACGATTTCAACGTCCCGAGCGCGAAAATAAAATTTATTATTTGGCAACTTTAGACAATTTATTGTTGAAGGGAAGAAAAATAAGGACCTTTTCGTGGAAAAAGGGAGAAAAAAAGATTCTTTTGGTTCATGGATGGTCGGGAAGAGGAACTCAAATGAATAAACTGGTTGAAAGTCTTCTTGCAAATAATTTTTCTGTTTATAGCTTTGATGCACCTGCTCATGGTGAGTCGGAAGGAAAGCGGACTCATATGTATGAGTTTGTAGATGCTATTTTAGAAATGGAGAAAAAAGTCGGGAAATTTGATTTGATCATTGGTCATTCTATGGGAGGCATTGCAGCATTAAATGCTGTTAATAAAGGGGTAGACGCTCCAAAAGTAGTCATTATAGGAACTCCAAATTTGATTGAAAACGTCATCACTGATTTTTGTATGAATATTAATTTCAGCGATAAAATGATTCCCTTAATCAAAGATTATATAGAAACCAGATACGATGAAAGAATAACTTCTGTTTCGGGAGAAGTAGTAGGTGAAAAAATAGATATTCCCATACTTATTATTCACGATGAAAATGATATTGATGTTCAGTATTCGGAAGCAGAAACCATGAATAATAAAATAGCTAAGTCAGAATTATTTAGTACCAAGAATTTAGGCCATCGCAGAATTTTAGCTGATGATAATGTAATTAGGGAAATTATTGACTTTATAGCTTGA
- a CDS encoding DeoR/GlpR family DNA-binding transcription regulator: MDRHQKILEILKEKKNVKVQDLSDALNTSTVTIRKDLKILEAKKLLFRKHGGASLEQPYVNDKPINEKEFINVKEKSAIGIEASKIISDDQYIIIASGTTVLAFAKHINPLIKTTVVTSALNVAIELLNKPNIEVLQLGGYIRQSSNSVIGHYSELILKETACSKLFLSVDGIDLDYGLTTSNALEAHLNQQMIESSKEVIVLADSSKFGKKSFGRICEIDQVDHIITDNKISKDIVEKIKSLGITITIANHED; encoded by the coding sequence ATGGACAGACATCAAAAAATATTAGAAATTCTTAAAGAAAAGAAAAATGTAAAAGTTCAGGATCTAAGCGATGCACTAAATACCTCTACCGTAACGATCAGAAAGGATTTAAAAATTTTAGAAGCAAAAAAATTACTTTTCAGAAAACATGGAGGGGCATCATTGGAACAACCTTACGTAAACGATAAACCAATAAATGAAAAAGAATTTATTAATGTAAAAGAGAAATCAGCCATTGGGATAGAAGCTTCTAAGATTATCAGTGATGATCAATATATAATTATAGCATCGGGAACTACTGTACTGGCATTTGCCAAACACATTAACCCTCTCATTAAAACTACTGTAGTAACTTCAGCACTCAATGTAGCCATAGAACTATTAAACAAACCTAACATTGAAGTATTACAATTGGGGGGCTACATACGGCAAAGTTCAAACTCTGTAATAGGGCATTACTCTGAGTTAATACTAAAAGAAACGGCTTGCAGTAAATTATTTCTAAGTGTTGACGGAATAGATTTAGATTATGGATTAACTACATCAAATGCTTTAGAAGCTCATTTGAACCAGCAGATGATAGAATCTTCGAAAGAAGTTATCGTCTTAGCAGATTCGTCAAAGTTTGGAAAGAAAAGTTTTGGTAGAATTTGCGAAATTGATCAGGTAGATCACATTATAACAGATAATAAAATAAGTAAGGATATAGTTGAGAAAATAAAGTCATTGGGAATAACAATTACTATTGCAAACCATGAAGATTAG
- a CDS encoding glycerol-3-phosphate dehydrogenase/oxidase encodes MELVVTREELIREIQAEDTVWDIIIIGGGSTGLGAALESATRGYKTLLLEQLDFTVGTSSRSTKLVHGGVRYLAQGDVSLVLEALKERGLLLQNAPHLTRNQKFLIPAYSWWYKPFYTIGLTVYDLLAGRLSLGRSVPYTKRKTMEKLPTVKKNGLRGGILYHDGQFDDSRLGLNLAQTTIEYGGVPLNYMKVTDLIKEGGNISGVVAKDGETGKEYKIKGKAVLNATGVFVDDILRKDNPKANNMLIASQGVHLVLDGDFLQSDHAIMIPKTPDGRVLFAVPWYGKVVVGTTDIPKKESLIEPIATDEEIDFILETAGRYLAKEPTRADVKSVFAGLRPLAAPKKAGGKTKEVSRSHKIITSNSGLVTIIGGKWTTYREMGEEVVDKLAGIAKLPKKESVTPHLKIHGYKKGVDFNNPLYFYGSDIETIYKLVEENSELSEVISEDLKIIKAQVVMAVRYELARNVVDFLARRIRALFLDAKESIRITPVVAEIMAKELDKDKEWENEQVELFNKIAKNYILN; translated from the coding sequence ATGGAACTTGTTGTTACTAGAGAAGAATTAATCAGGGAAATTCAGGCTGAGGATACTGTTTGGGATATAATAATTATTGGAGGTGGATCGACGGGACTTGGGGCTGCATTGGAGTCAGCAACCCGTGGTTATAAAACTTTACTTCTTGAACAATTAGATTTTACAGTTGGTACTTCAAGTAGAAGCACAAAGCTTGTACACGGTGGGGTGAGGTATCTGGCACAGGGCGATGTTTCGTTGGTCCTGGAGGCCCTAAAAGAAAGAGGGTTATTGCTTCAAAATGCTCCACATCTTACAAGAAATCAGAAATTTTTAATTCCGGCTTATTCATGGTGGTATAAACCATTTTATACAATTGGGCTTACTGTTTACGATTTGTTGGCAGGCAGGTTAAGTTTGGGTAGATCTGTTCCATATACAAAAAGAAAAACTATGGAAAAGCTGCCTACAGTAAAGAAAAATGGTTTACGTGGTGGCATTTTATACCATGATGGTCAGTTCGACGATTCCAGATTGGGATTAAACCTGGCACAAACTACAATAGAATACGGAGGAGTACCTTTGAACTACATGAAAGTTACCGATTTGATAAAAGAAGGTGGTAATATTAGTGGTGTTGTAGCTAAAGATGGTGAAACCGGAAAGGAATACAAAATAAAAGGAAAGGCAGTTTTAAATGCTACCGGAGTTTTTGTAGATGATATATTACGGAAGGATAATCCAAAAGCTAATAATATGCTTATTGCAAGTCAGGGAGTTCACCTTGTATTGGATGGTGATTTTTTACAATCAGATCACGCAATAATGATACCTAAAACTCCCGATGGAAGAGTATTATTTGCTGTACCCTGGTATGGAAAAGTAGTAGTTGGTACAACTGATATTCCTAAAAAGGAATCGTTAATTGAGCCTATTGCTACTGATGAAGAAATAGATTTTATATTAGAAACTGCCGGTAGATATCTCGCAAAAGAACCTACTCGTGCCGACGTGAAAAGTGTATTTGCTGGTTTGCGTCCACTTGCTGCACCAAAAAAAGCAGGGGGTAAGACAAAAGAAGTGTCGAGAAGTCATAAAATTATCACTTCCAATTCGGGTTTGGTTACAATAATTGGAGGTAAATGGACGACATATCGCGAAATGGGGGAAGAAGTTGTTGATAAACTTGCCGGTATAGCAAAACTTCCAAAGAAAGAATCTGTAACTCCTCATTTAAAAATACACGGATACAAAAAAGGAGTAGATTTTAATAATCCTTTATATTTTTATGGCTCGGATATAGAAACTATTTATAAATTAGTCGAAGAAAATTCAGAACTCAGTGAAGTAATTAGTGAAGATCTGAAAATAATTAAAGCTCAGGTAGTAATGGCAGTAAGGTATGAGTTAGCAAGGAATGTAGTAGATTTTCTGGCACGGAGAATTCGTGCATTGTTTTTAGATGCAAAAGAAAGTATTAGAATTACTCCTGTAGTTGCCGAAATTATGGCAAAAGAATTGGATAAAGACAAAGAATGGGAGAATGAACAAGTAGAACTATTTAATAAAATTGCAAAAAATTAC